A single Sorex araneus isolate mSorAra2 chromosome 8, mSorAra2.pri, whole genome shotgun sequence DNA region contains:
- the LOC101550532 gene encoding small integral membrane protein 17-like: MEMQSLRPEHFRGLLEPAGIQTLLPQESKAWRQRGTFDHDWVAVEVGISDSEDRETPKEVDFPLEWSPMDEDEEEQEEALEEHQGFVEWGRAPQHMSIMLVVCVLFLFLVLTGMPMMLMV, translated from the exons ATGGAAATGCAGAGCCTCAGACCTGAACACTTTCGGGGGCTACTGGAGCCGGCGGGGATCCAGACACTGCTGCCTCAGGAGAGCAAGGCCTGGAGGCAGCGCGGCACCTTCGACCATGACTGGGTGGCTGTGGAAGTGGGCATCAGTGACAGTGAGGACAGAG AGACTCCCAAGGAGGTGGATTTCCCGCTGGAGTGGAGCCCTATggatgaggatgaggaagagcaggaggaggcgCTGGAGGAGCACCAG GGCTTTGTGGAGTGGGGGAGAGCACCACAGCACATGTCCATCATGCTGGTGGTTTGcgtgctcttcctgttcctggtttTGACAGGGATGCCCATGATGCTGATGGTCTAA